The Streptomyces sp. NBC_01197 genome window below encodes:
- a CDS encoding NADPH-dependent 2,4-dienoyl-CoA reductase has translation MSPYPHLLSPLDLGFTTLPNRVLMGSMHLGLEEAPDGFERLAEFYAARARAGAALIVTGGISPNEQGRSRDGGAKLTTAAEAAQHAPVTAAVHRAGGRIAMQILHSGRYAYQPGLVAPSAIQAPISPFTPHALTDDEVEQTIEDFVRAAGLARSAGYDGVEIMGSEGYLINEFIAAETNHREDRWGGSYENRIRFPLEIVRRVREQVGPDFILIYRLSMLDLVPGGSSEDEVIALAQQIEAAGATIINTGIGWHEARIPTIVTSVPRGAYTWVTKKVTGAVSIPVITSNRINTPELAEELLAGGCADMVSLARPFLADPEFVAKAGQGRSDTINTCIGCNQACLDHTFSGLITSCLVNPRACRETELVLSPTRRRKRVGVVGAGPAGLAFAVSAAERGHAVTLFDAADEIGGQLNVARRIPGKEEFNETLRYFRVQLALRGVDVRLKTLVTAETLTAEGFDEIVLATGVVPYTPEIPGLDHPSVVSYLDVLRDGVQVGQRVAIIGAGGIGFDVAEFLTDSGESASQDSEVFFRQWGVDTEYSAPGGLRTPVRPASPRTVYLLQRKTGKVGAGLGKTTGWVHRTELRHRGVTMVAGATYERIDDEGLHVTVDGAAQVIPVDTVVLCTGQEPRRELYESLCAAGHRVHVIGGADVASELDAKRAVRQGTELAASV, from the coding sequence ATGAGCCCGTACCCCCACCTGCTGAGCCCCCTCGACCTCGGCTTCACCACGCTGCCCAACCGTGTCCTGATGGGATCGATGCACCTCGGGCTCGAAGAGGCACCCGACGGCTTCGAGCGGCTGGCCGAGTTCTACGCGGCCCGCGCACGCGCCGGTGCCGCGCTCATCGTGACGGGCGGAATCTCCCCCAACGAACAGGGCAGGTCGCGCGACGGCGGCGCCAAGCTGACCACCGCGGCGGAGGCCGCACAGCACGCTCCGGTGACCGCGGCGGTCCACCGGGCGGGCGGCCGGATCGCGATGCAGATCCTGCACTCCGGCCGGTACGCCTACCAGCCCGGCCTGGTGGCGCCGAGCGCGATCCAGGCGCCGATCAGCCCGTTCACTCCGCACGCCCTCACCGACGACGAGGTCGAGCAGACCATCGAGGACTTCGTACGGGCGGCCGGGCTGGCCCGGAGCGCCGGGTACGACGGCGTCGAGATCATGGGCTCCGAGGGCTATCTGATCAACGAGTTCATCGCGGCGGAGACCAACCACCGCGAGGACCGCTGGGGCGGATCGTACGAGAACCGCATCCGGTTCCCCCTGGAGATCGTCCGCCGGGTGCGTGAACAGGTGGGGCCCGACTTCATCCTCATCTACCGGCTCTCCATGCTCGACCTGGTCCCGGGCGGCTCCTCGGAGGACGAGGTGATCGCGCTCGCCCAGCAGATCGAGGCGGCCGGCGCGACCATCATCAACACCGGAATCGGCTGGCACGAGGCCCGGATCCCCACCATCGTGACCTCGGTGCCGCGTGGTGCGTACACCTGGGTGACGAAGAAGGTCACGGGCGCGGTCAGCATTCCCGTGATCACCAGCAACCGGATCAACACCCCTGAGCTGGCCGAGGAGTTGCTGGCCGGGGGGTGCGCGGACATGGTCTCGCTCGCCCGCCCCTTCCTGGCCGATCCGGAGTTCGTCGCGAAGGCCGGGCAGGGCCGCTCCGACACCATCAACACCTGCATCGGCTGCAACCAGGCCTGTCTCGACCACACCTTCAGCGGTCTGATCACCTCCTGCCTGGTCAACCCGCGGGCCTGCCGTGAGACCGAACTGGTCCTGTCGCCGACCCGGCGCCGCAAGCGCGTCGGTGTGGTCGGGGCCGGGCCCGCCGGGCTCGCCTTCGCCGTGTCGGCTGCCGAGCGCGGCCACGCGGTGACGCTCTTCGACGCCGCGGACGAGATCGGCGGGCAGCTGAATGTGGCGCGGCGGATACCGGGCAAGGAGGAGTTCAACGAAACCCTGCGCTACTTCCGGGTCCAGCTCGCACTGCGCGGTGTCGATGTCCGGTTGAAGACCCTGGTCACGGCGGAGACGCTCACCGCTGAGGGCTTCGACGAGATCGTGCTCGCCACCGGAGTCGTGCCGTATACCCCGGAGATCCCCGGCCTCGACCACCCCAGCGTCGTCAGCTACCTGGACGTCCTGCGGGACGGCGTACAGGTGGGACAGCGTGTCGCGATCATCGGAGCCGGCGGGATCGGCTTCGACGTCGCGGAGTTCCTCACCGACAGCGGCGAGTCGGCGAGCCAGGACTCGGAGGTCTTCTTCCGGCAGTGGGGCGTCGACACCGAGTACAGCGCGCCCGGCGGTCTGCGCACCCCGGTCCGGCCGGCCTCGCCGCGTACCGTGTATCTGCTCCAGCGCAAGACCGGCAAGGTCGGTGCCGGGCTCGGGAAGACGACGGGGTGGGTCCACCGGACGGAGCTCAGGCACCGCGGCGTCACGATGGTCGCGGGCGCGACGTACGAACGGATCGACGACGAAGGCCTGCATGTAACGGTCGACGGCGCCGCGCAGGTGATCCCCGTCGACACGGTCGTGCTGTGCACCGGTCAGGAACCGCGCCGTGAGCTGTACGAGTCGCTGTGCGCCGCCGGCCACCGGGTGCATGTGATCGGAGGCGCCGATGTGGCGTCCGAGCTGGACGCCAAGCGGGCCGTACGCCAGGGGACCGAACTGGCCGCGAGCGTCTGA
- a CDS encoding PadR family transcriptional regulator: protein MSLPHAILTALLEKPSSGLELTRRFDRSIGYFWSATHQQIYRELAKLEQSGFIRPLPQQPSRGRRREYEVLPEGRAELTAWVARPEDPRTARDPLLLRLRAAAMVGTHGLGAELTRHLRLHEKQLAEYLAIEERDFSRPGLPPEDRLQHLVLRAGIGLEKYWTEWLTEVLAEFTDH, encoded by the coding sequence ATGTCCCTCCCGCACGCGATCCTCACCGCCCTGCTCGAAAAGCCGTCGTCCGGGCTGGAGCTGACCCGACGGTTCGACAGGTCGATCGGTTACTTCTGGTCGGCGACGCATCAGCAGATCTACCGCGAACTGGCGAAACTGGAGCAGTCCGGCTTCATCCGCCCGCTGCCGCAGCAGCCCTCGCGGGGGCGGAGGCGGGAGTACGAGGTCCTGCCCGAAGGGCGCGCGGAACTGACGGCCTGGGTGGCCAGACCGGAGGATCCCCGAACGGCACGCGATCCCCTGCTGCTGCGGCTCCGGGCGGCTGCCATGGTGGGGACGCACGGCCTCGGAGCCGAGCTGACGCGCCACCTCAGGCTGCACGAGAAGCAGTTGGCGGAGTACCTGGCCATCGAGGAGCGGGACTTCTCGCGCCCCGGCCTGCCCCCGGAGGACCGTCTCCAGCATCTGGTGCTCCGGGCCGGAATCGGTCTGGAGAAGTACTGGACAGAGTGGCTCACGGAGGTACTGGCGGAGTTCACCGACCACTGA
- a CDS encoding DUF2510 domain-containing protein has protein sequence MSPPGWHRDPGYTGIGPVQERWWDGAQWTDQLRMPPAATRRRRLRIGAAVTAAVVVLAAVGGGIYLLSNGSGSGHTSDAATAPSTAPSRPGTPGGGDGSGQNGGGSGGDQGPGQAPQTEDGYATDAASGISIPVPKGWTGQSGTVGAGVTIGKYTCPDGAGANGKAAQCVRGGVFSEPALALKISATDPETAAKKDIAGNAKESYGESSSGITSHQLLKSEAVTVAGRQGYLVRWKVVTEKGDDGYVQSLAFPSPGADGMLIVVRSGFDINSKAPALSVMDQITKGIKAAPTSGTGSGQGA, from the coding sequence ATGAGCCCGCCCGGATGGCACAGAGACCCCGGGTATACAGGAATAGGCCCTGTCCAGGAACGCTGGTGGGACGGCGCCCAGTGGACCGACCAGCTGCGTATGCCGCCTGCCGCGACCCGGCGGCGCCGGTTGCGGATCGGCGCCGCGGTCACGGCCGCCGTGGTGGTCCTGGCGGCCGTCGGAGGCGGCATCTATCTGCTGAGCAACGGATCGGGCTCCGGGCACACATCGGACGCGGCGACCGCCCCGTCCACGGCGCCCAGCCGCCCCGGGACGCCGGGCGGCGGTGACGGGAGCGGTCAGAACGGCGGCGGCAGCGGCGGTGACCAGGGCCCCGGGCAGGCACCGCAGACCGAGGACGGCTACGCCACCGACGCGGCCAGCGGGATCAGCATCCCGGTGCCGAAGGGCTGGACCGGCCAGTCGGGGACCGTCGGGGCCGGCGTGACCATCGGCAAGTACACCTGCCCGGACGGAGCCGGCGCGAACGGCAAGGCCGCACAGTGTGTGCGCGGCGGGGTGTTCTCCGAACCGGCGCTCGCCCTGAAGATCTCGGCGACCGACCCGGAGACCGCCGCGAAGAAGGACATAGCCGGCAATGCCAAGGAGTCGTACGGGGAGTCCTCTTCGGGGATCACCTCGCACCAACTGCTGAAGTCCGAGGCCGTCACGGTGGCCGGCCGGCAGGGCTATCTGGTGCGCTGGAAGGTGGTGACGGAGAAGGGTGACGACGGGTACGTCCAGTCGCTGGCTTTCCCGTCACCGGGGGCCGACGGAATGCTGATCGTCGTCCGCTCCGGCTTCGACATCAACTCCAAGGCGCCCGCGCTCTCCGTCATGGACCAGATCACCAAGGGGATCAAGGCGGCGCCCACTTCGGGGACCGGGTCGGGCCAGGGCGCCTGA
- a CDS encoding GNAT family N-acetyltransferase produces MTLRYFRENGLLVLETDRLVLREQSPAAAAVLAEGDTAGLDWLDAAPGSGTQIAGKMVAMAAEAGAHLPGWGLFVIQRARDGVALGGIGFHGPPSEGAVEIGYDLTESARGAGWATDAVIALTRWTLRLPAVHTVLATTDPGNLPSQQVLLRAGFTRRADLDGLWAYELTAA; encoded by the coding sequence ATGACCCTGCGCTACTTCCGAGAGAACGGCCTGCTCGTTCTGGAGACGGACCGGCTCGTCCTGCGTGAGCAGTCGCCCGCCGCGGCCGCTGTGCTCGCCGAGGGCGACACGGCAGGACTCGACTGGCTCGACGCGGCTCCGGGCAGCGGGACACAGATCGCCGGGAAGATGGTGGCGATGGCCGCCGAAGCCGGGGCGCACCTGCCCGGGTGGGGGCTGTTCGTGATCCAGCGCGCCCGCGACGGCGTCGCGCTGGGCGGGATCGGATTCCACGGGCCGCCGTCCGAAGGCGCGGTGGAGATCGGCTACGACCTGACGGAGTCGGCGCGGGGCGCGGGCTGGGCGACGGACGCGGTGATCGCGCTCACCCGCTGGACCTTGCGGCTCCCCGCTGTGCACACGGTGCTGGCCACGACGGACCCGGGCAATCTGCCCTCGCAACAGGTCCTGCTCCGGGCCGGGTTCACCCGGCGCGCCGACCTGGACGGGTTGTGGGCGTACGAGCTGACCGCCGCCTGA
- a CDS encoding GNAT family N-acetyltransferase: protein MPSAGHPLALSSPAARNADHGLLPSVFAGPYVELKPDLAFVVDDGSGLAVGYVVGTADTARFVERFRTEWLPEVAGRYPEPAGPPRTPADQMAVLLHRPERMLVPEVAAYPAHLHIDLLPGHQRAGCGRALMTRFLGTLAEHGVSAVHVGMVTANTPARAFYDRLGFHEIPVPDAGPLTYLGRGTGDHTSVHPPTLAR, encoded by the coding sequence ATTCCATCCGCCGGCCACCCGCTGGCCCTGTCGTCACCGGCTGCCCGCAACGCCGACCACGGGCTGCTGCCCAGTGTCTTCGCCGGGCCCTACGTGGAGCTCAAACCGGATCTCGCCTTCGTCGTCGACGACGGCAGCGGCCTCGCCGTCGGGTACGTCGTCGGCACCGCGGACACCGCGCGGTTCGTGGAACGCTTCCGTACGGAGTGGCTGCCCGAGGTCGCCGGACGCTACCCGGAACCGGCCGGGCCGCCGCGGACACCGGCCGATCAGATGGCCGTGCTCCTGCACCGCCCCGAGCGCATGCTGGTGCCCGAAGTGGCCGCGTACCCCGCCCATCTGCACATCGATCTGCTGCCCGGCCATCAACGAGCCGGGTGCGGACGGGCGCTGATGACGCGGTTCCTCGGCACGCTGGCGGAGCACGGCGTGTCCGCCGTCCATGTGGGTATGGTCACGGCCAACACCCCGGCGCGAGCGTTCTACGACCGGCTCGGGTTCCACGAGATCCCGGTGCCGGACGCGGGCCCGCTGACCTACCTCGGCCGTGGCACCGGCGACCATACGTCCGTCCACCCGCCTACCCTGGCACGATGA
- a CDS encoding GNAT family N-acetyltransferase, with product MSIEIRPFQPFDLPGMYRVCLRTGDSGGDATALYHDPDLLGHVFAGPYPAADPGLTFVAADAFGVLGYVVATADSAAYEKWREHHWYAPLRLRHPEAMADDPGDGSRDWQLVAQLHRKPLAEGDPLYESHPAHLHIDILPRGQGAGLGRRLMSALLEALRARGVRGLHLGVGGGNPGARAFYLALGFTEARRHDWGSVIVLDLRDGAARRSST from the coding sequence ATGAGTATCGAGATCCGGCCCTTCCAGCCCTTCGACCTGCCGGGCATGTACCGGGTGTGCCTGCGCACCGGTGACTCGGGCGGCGACGCCACCGCGCTCTACCACGACCCCGATCTGCTGGGCCATGTGTTCGCCGGCCCCTACCCGGCCGCCGATCCGGGCCTGACCTTCGTGGCCGCGGACGCGTTCGGGGTCCTCGGTTACGTGGTGGCGACCGCGGACTCCGCCGCGTACGAGAAGTGGCGGGAGCACCACTGGTACGCCCCGCTGCGGCTGCGCCACCCGGAGGCCATGGCGGACGATCCGGGCGACGGCAGCCGGGACTGGCAGCTGGTGGCGCAGCTCCACCGGAAACCGCTCGCCGAAGGCGACCCGCTGTACGAGAGCCATCCCGCGCATCTGCACATCGACATCCTGCCGCGCGGCCAGGGCGCCGGGCTCGGGCGGCGTCTGATGTCGGCCCTGCTGGAAGCTCTGCGGGCACGCGGGGTGCGGGGGCTGCACCTCGGGGTGGGCGGCGGAAACCCGGGAGCACGCGCCTTCTATCTGGCGCTCGGCTTCACCGAGGCCCGGCGGCACGACTGGGGTTCGGTGATAGTGCTGGATCTGCGGGACGGGGCGGCCCGGCGCAGCAGCACCTGA
- a CDS encoding glycoside hydrolase family 31 protein — translation MRILRSRPRQGAAAAVSALVLALTTLTVPASQAHAAATPSGVLDSGTKSVTWQSPVYAKGTVDAPDKCGTTADDPDQAKCARFDLTVNPPAGQWDDNPEGGVPVSIQWQTPTDDFDMYIYDKDNKQVASSAGTADPEATVIPKASGTYHVVVVPYDVHNNSFTGKAYLPEPTDAGKLTGFSGSHGTYDIAAGDLKARASFFTDETMRLQASPDGDLSGPAGSHMIQKQPVVQSHTSAFNAGSYYGIRSKGVVLRVYKKPLTFALYKADNRTVIWAEADPLRWTSGGMRQSLKRGAKEQFFGGGEQNGSFSHRDQVMNVGNNTNWNEGGYNNSQPFYISSAGYGVFRNTMTAGVYDFGSPVRTGQQERRLDAYYFTGDTKSVIGQYTSLVGKPFMPPVYGLEPGDSDCYLHNANRGERHTLDSLKIADGYNQNQMPLGWMLVNDGYGCGYENLPQTGEGLNKDHAQLGLWTQNGLPNQAEEAKAGVRVRKLDVAWVGNGYGMALDACDQAKAGIEDNSDARGFVWLPVSWAGAQRCGVLWSGDQKLSWDYLRWQIPTYAGATLSGIAYNTGDVGSIYSHDPKMYARDLQWKAFLPAIMTMDGWASDITTKKPHDQQPWLDGEPYTSINRKYLQLKERLLPYMYTLSKDATKTGVGSVRPLSLEYPDDPATLGADAKYEFMSGSDFLVAPVYSDTDVRNGIYLPKGTWTDYWTGKTYQGPTTVNGYKAPLDTLPLFVKGGSIVPMWPKGTTSWETRDKSELDYDIYPKGTTDYTLYEDDGVTRKFAEGSSATQHLQVKAPTHGKGATTIKVGESVGSYTGKPASRSYTFTVHAKDAPSKVAMAGGKLPRLDSAKAFAAAESGWYTDPATGVTEIRTPSLSTGHGFSVTLRG, via the coding sequence TTGCGAATCCTCAGAAGCCGCCCCCGGCAGGGCGCGGCCGCCGCGGTGTCGGCGCTGGTACTCGCCCTCACCACCCTGACCGTCCCGGCGTCCCAGGCACACGCGGCCGCGACTCCGTCGGGGGTCCTCGACAGCGGGACGAAGAGCGTCACCTGGCAGAGCCCCGTCTACGCCAAGGGCACCGTCGACGCTCCCGACAAGTGCGGTACGACAGCCGACGATCCGGACCAGGCCAAGTGCGCCCGGTTCGATCTGACGGTCAACCCGCCGGCGGGTCAATGGGACGACAACCCCGAGGGGGGAGTCCCGGTCTCCATCCAGTGGCAGACCCCCACCGACGACTTCGACATGTACATCTACGACAAGGACAACAAGCAGGTCGCGTCGAGCGCCGGGACCGCCGACCCCGAGGCGACGGTCATCCCCAAGGCGTCGGGCACGTACCACGTGGTGGTCGTCCCGTACGACGTGCACAACAACTCCTTCACCGGCAAGGCGTATCTCCCGGAGCCCACCGACGCGGGCAAGCTGACCGGTTTCAGCGGATCGCACGGCACCTACGACATCGCGGCCGGTGACCTCAAGGCGCGCGCCTCCTTCTTCACCGACGAGACGATGCGGCTCCAGGCGTCCCCCGACGGGGATCTCTCCGGTCCTGCGGGCAGCCACATGATCCAGAAGCAGCCGGTGGTCCAGTCGCACACCTCCGCCTTCAACGCCGGTTCCTACTACGGGATCCGGTCGAAGGGCGTCGTGCTGCGCGTCTACAAGAAGCCGCTGACGTTCGCCCTGTACAAGGCGGACAACCGCACGGTGATCTGGGCGGAGGCCGACCCGCTGCGCTGGACGTCCGGCGGAATGCGGCAGAGTCTGAAGCGCGGAGCCAAGGAGCAGTTCTTCGGCGGCGGTGAGCAGAACGGCAGCTTCTCCCACCGCGACCAGGTCATGAACGTCGGCAACAACACCAACTGGAACGAGGGCGGCTACAACAACTCCCAGCCGTTCTACATCTCCAGTGCCGGATACGGAGTCTTCCGCAACACCATGACGGCAGGGGTGTACGACTTCGGCTCACCGGTCAGGACCGGTCAGCAGGAACGGCGCCTGGACGCCTACTACTTCACCGGTGACACCAAGTCGGTGATCGGCCAGTACACCTCGCTGGTCGGCAAGCCGTTCATGCCGCCGGTGTACGGCCTTGAGCCGGGCGACTCCGACTGCTATCTGCACAACGCGAACCGGGGCGAGCGCCACACCCTGGACTCGCTCAAGATCGCGGACGGCTACAACCAGAACCAGATGCCGCTCGGCTGGATGCTCGTCAACGACGGCTACGGCTGCGGCTACGAGAACCTGCCGCAGACCGGTGAGGGGCTGAACAAGGACCACGCCCAGCTCGGCCTCTGGACCCAGAACGGTCTGCCGAACCAGGCCGAGGAGGCCAAGGCCGGAGTGCGCGTCCGCAAGCTGGACGTCGCGTGGGTCGGCAACGGCTACGGTATGGCGCTCGACGCCTGCGACCAGGCCAAGGCCGGTATCGAGGACAACAGCGACGCCCGCGGCTTCGTCTGGCTGCCGGTCTCCTGGGCCGGGGCCCAGCGCTGCGGAGTGCTCTGGAGCGGTGACCAGAAGCTGTCCTGGGACTACCTGCGCTGGCAGATTCCCACCTATGCGGGTGCGACCCTGTCCGGCATCGCGTACAACACCGGTGACGTCGGCTCGATCTACAGCCACGACCCCAAGATGTACGCCCGTGACCTCCAGTGGAAGGCGTTCCTGCCGGCCATCATGACGATGGACGGCTGGGCCAGCGACATCACCACCAAGAAGCCGCACGACCAGCAGCCCTGGCTGGACGGTGAGCCGTACACCTCCATCAACCGGAAGTACCTCCAGTTGAAGGAGCGGCTGCTGCCGTACATGTACACGCTGTCCAAGGACGCCACGAAGACCGGCGTCGGATCGGTGCGCCCGCTGTCGCTGGAGTACCCGGACGACCCGGCGACGCTCGGGGCCGACGCGAAGTACGAGTTCATGTCGGGCTCGGACTTCCTGGTGGCGCCCGTCTACAGCGACACCGACGTCCGCAACGGCATCTACCTGCCGAAGGGCACCTGGACCGACTACTGGACGGGCAAGACCTACCAGGGCCCGACCACGGTCAACGGCTACAAGGCGCCGCTCGACACCCTCCCGCTGTTCGTCAAGGGCGGCTCGATCGTGCCGATGTGGCCCAAGGGCACGACGTCCTGGGAGACCCGGGACAAGAGCGAACTCGACTACGACATCTACCCCAAGGGCACCACGGACTACACGCTGTACGAGGACGACGGCGTGACGCGGAAATTCGCGGAGGGCTCGTCGGCCACCCAGCACCTCCAGGTGAAGGCCCCCACGCACGGCAAGGGCGCCACGACCATCAAGGTCGGTGAAAGCGTGGGCAGTTACACGGGCAAGCCCGCCTCCCGCTCGTACACCTTCACGGTGCACGCCAAGGACGCACCGTCCAAGGTGGCCATGGCGGGCGGCAAGCTGCCCCGGCTGGACTCCGCGAAGGCGTTCGCGGCGGCCGAGTCCGGCTGGTACACGGACCCGGCCACCGGCGTGACCGAGATCAGGACGCCGTCGCTCTCCACGGGCCACGGCTTCTCGGTGACTCTGCGGGGCTAA
- a CDS encoding coagulation factor 5/8 type domain-containing protein, with amino-acid sequence MLVPPTARRRRMSVVAAAALAAALLVVAPSKSHAAELPGGGDLGPNVHVFDPSTPDIQGQLDSVFKRQESAQFGTGRDAFFFKPGKYSNINAQLGFYTSIAGLGLSPDDTDINGDVTVDAGWFNGNATQNFWRSAENLALTPANGTDRWAVAQAAPFRRMHVKGGLNLAPDGYGWASGGYIADSKIDGTVSPYSQQQWYTRDSSVGGWANGVWNMVFSGVKGAPAQGFPDPTYTTLDTTPVSREKPFLYLDGDDYKVFTPEKRTNASGTTWENGTPKGDSIPLDQFYVVKPGATAATINQALDQGLNLLFTPGIYHVDQTIDVKRANTVVLGLGYATIVPDNGVTAMKVADVDGVKLAGLLIDAGTVNSDTLLQVGPEGSSADHSANPTTVQDVFVRIGGAGPGKATTSMEINSNDTIVDHTWLWRADHGDGVGWETNRADYGLTVNGDNVLATGLFVEHFNKYDVQWNGENGRTIFFQNEKAYDAPDQAAVQDGATKGYAAYKVADSVNTHEGWGLGSYCNFTADPSIQQDHGFAAPDKTGVKFHDLLVVSLGGKGQYNHVINNTGSATSGSSTVPSTVVSYP; translated from the coding sequence ATGCTTGTTCCCCCCACAGCACGCAGGAGAAGGATGTCGGTGGTGGCCGCGGCCGCGCTCGCTGCCGCCCTGCTCGTCGTCGCCCCGTCGAAATCGCACGCTGCCGAACTGCCCGGCGGCGGCGACCTCGGCCCGAATGTGCATGTATTCGACCCGTCCACCCCCGATATCCAGGGCCAGTTGGACTCGGTGTTCAAACGGCAGGAGTCGGCGCAGTTCGGTACCGGCAGGGATGCCTTCTTCTTCAAGCCGGGTAAGTACAGCAACATAAACGCCCAGCTCGGCTTCTACACCTCGATCGCCGGTCTTGGCCTCTCCCCCGACGACACCGACATCAACGGCGACGTCACCGTGGACGCGGGCTGGTTCAACGGCAACGCCACGCAGAACTTCTGGCGCTCGGCGGAGAACCTCGCGCTCACGCCGGCGAACGGCACCGACCGCTGGGCGGTGGCCCAGGCCGCGCCGTTCCGCCGGATGCACGTCAAGGGCGGACTCAATCTGGCCCCCGACGGCTACGGCTGGGCCAGCGGCGGCTACATCGCCGACAGCAAGATCGACGGGACGGTCAGCCCGTACTCGCAGCAGCAGTGGTACACCCGGGACAGCTCGGTCGGCGGCTGGGCCAACGGCGTCTGGAACATGGTGTTCTCAGGCGTGAAGGGCGCACCGGCCCAGGGCTTCCCCGACCCCACGTACACCACCCTGGACACCACTCCCGTCTCCCGCGAGAAGCCGTTCCTGTATCTGGACGGCGACGACTACAAGGTCTTCACACCGGAGAAGCGCACCAACGCCAGCGGCACCACGTGGGAGAACGGCACGCCGAAGGGTGACTCGATCCCGCTGGACCAGTTCTACGTGGTCAAGCCCGGCGCGACCGCGGCGACCATCAACCAGGCGCTGGACCAGGGGCTCAACCTCCTCTTCACGCCCGGCATTTACCACGTCGACCAGACCATCGACGTGAAGCGGGCCAACACGGTGGTGCTGGGTCTCGGATACGCGACGATCGTCCCCGACAACGGGGTGACGGCGATGAAGGTAGCCGACGTGGACGGCGTCAAGCTGGCCGGTCTGCTCATCGACGCGGGCACGGTCAACTCGGACACGCTGCTCCAGGTCGGGCCGGAGGGCTCGTCCGCCGACCACTCGGCCAACCCGACCACCGTGCAGGACGTCTTCGTCCGGATCGGCGGCGCGGGGCCGGGCAAGGCCACCACCAGTATGGAGATCAACAGCAACGACACCATCGTCGACCACACCTGGCTCTGGCGTGCCGACCACGGCGACGGCGTCGGCTGGGAGACCAACAGAGCCGACTACGGGCTCACGGTCAACGGCGACAACGTGCTGGCCACCGGGCTGTTCGTCGAGCACTTCAACAAGTACGACGTCCAGTGGAACGGCGAGAACGGCAGAACGATCTTCTTCCAGAACGAGAAGGCGTACGACGCCCCCGACCAGGCCGCCGTCCAGGACGGTGCCACCAAGGGGTACGCCGCCTACAAGGTCGCCGACTCGGTGAACACCCATGAGGGCTGGGGTCTCGGCAGCTACTGCAACTTCACGGCGGATCCTTCCATCCAGCAGGACCACGGCTTCGCCGCCCCCGACAAGACGGGCGTGAAGTTCCACGATCTGCTGGTCGTGTCACTGGGCGGGAAGGGCCAGTACAACCACGTCATCAACAACACCGGCTCCGCGACCTCGGGGAGCTCGACCGTGCCGTCCACCGTCGTCTCGTACCCGTGA